In a single window of the Myxococcus guangdongensis genome:
- a CDS encoding homoserine kinase: protein MAVHTVLSPEIFTRIAETFGLGNVRGVTPIPQGSINTNHRLETDSGRYFVRHTTVRSSEDLRFESALLAHLAAHHFPSPVQLTTREGATFVELAGGRVSVFRWLPGEEKRHPGLTAEHLERLGTELGKLHRDTQSFGGSRENPYSPQVVRGWLVELARHPDTTLSSLSGELEGMLANAESRRQGLEPLGVIHADLFTDNVKWLGDSVGAFFDFEMACREAYGLDLVITLNAWCFDGGQYLPELCRALVRGYQDVRPLAPVERESLFGHALFGAVRFTASRIRDYHLSALPADKLVRKDYRTYLTRARALTAMGPQGYATLLGL, encoded by the coding sequence ATGGCGGTCCACACGGTGCTGTCCCCCGAAATCTTCACGCGCATCGCAGAGACCTTCGGGCTGGGAAACGTGCGCGGCGTGACGCCCATCCCCCAGGGCTCCATCAACACCAACCACCGGTTGGAGACCGACTCCGGCCGCTACTTCGTCCGCCACACGACGGTGCGCTCCTCGGAGGACCTGCGCTTCGAGTCCGCCCTGCTCGCGCACCTGGCCGCGCACCACTTCCCCTCGCCCGTGCAGCTCACCACGCGCGAGGGCGCCACCTTCGTCGAGCTCGCGGGCGGCCGCGTCAGCGTCTTCCGCTGGCTCCCGGGCGAGGAGAAGCGCCACCCCGGCCTCACCGCCGAGCACCTGGAGCGACTGGGCACCGAGCTGGGAAAGCTGCACCGCGACACCCAGTCCTTCGGCGGCAGCCGTGAGAACCCGTACTCACCCCAGGTGGTGCGCGGCTGGCTCGTGGAGCTCGCGCGCCATCCGGACACGACGCTGTCCTCGCTCTCCGGGGAGCTGGAGGGGATGCTCGCCAACGCGGAGTCACGGCGACAGGGCCTGGAGCCGCTCGGCGTCATCCACGCGGACCTCTTCACCGACAACGTGAAGTGGCTGGGCGACAGCGTGGGCGCCTTCTTCGACTTCGAGATGGCCTGCCGCGAGGCCTACGGCCTGGACCTGGTCATCACGTTGAACGCGTGGTGCTTCGACGGCGGGCAGTACCTGCCGGAGCTGTGTCGCGCGCTGGTGCGCGGCTACCAGGACGTCCGCCCGCTGGCCCCGGTGGAGCGCGAGAGCCTCTTCGGCCACGCGCTCTTCGGAGCGGTGCGCTTCACGGCGAGCCGCATCCGGGACTACCACCTGTCGGCGCTGCCCGCGGACAAGCTGGTGCGCAAGGACTACCGCACCTACCTGACCCGGGCCCGCGCGCTGACGGCCATGGGGCCCCAGGGCTACGCGACGCTCCTGGGGCTGTGA
- a CDS encoding FHA domain-containing protein has protein sequence MSSDEDFAAPPSGDEGQPDGPSNPELYGDAEPPRSRTDETRVASVSDVREESRRREEEEDDNADATRAGPPVQMLVLAGPDRGRKKRFQGVRMVVGRGKDCDFTLDDQSVSRRHLELIYGQGGVAMRDLGSISGTQVNDQRVDECTLKHGDEIAIGKSRLRFVDEAEQIKELREQAEAREADEKREREEAAKDRDEARKAAGASRGTDVDPNDPRLNEATNANYRMPDELKEKNRDASGVKKGKGAIAIPRPRPPPRSAVTGGGGNSKAKLLIGVGGGVVVLLMLGLLLIPSGPPPPPPVDPNVERSKLLMQKAREAVRSDDFASAVKLVEEAEKLRPGVDEEGLGRAAAKELLVQQSFQAVRELIDANDFAGARQKLSETPQGTAKTDDTRRKLEQEVKTKDELWRIKQMEEALAARDVATAQSLLEQVPELNRPAYSQKLQDLQAELAKEARDSAVRDRASRERNEERAKEERKRFIAEAFTDVERRFNGGDYQRAVLECDRVVEKYKADKDVKDRSRQLKTLIPQFQRALDDAQKKLASNALESASKPLRRAAELYRQIGFDGSLGRTLDEQLASAALAAGQAALKKGDLAGAGSNFREALRLNPGDRRARDGLDDLSKKVEELYMRAYIERDRDPRSAAEKFKIVIETAAEGSDTKRKAEMYLSEMQP, from the coding sequence GTGTCCTCCGACGAGGACTTCGCCGCACCCCCCTCCGGAGACGAGGGCCAGCCCGACGGCCCCTCCAACCCGGAGCTGTACGGGGACGCCGAGCCGCCACGCTCGCGCACGGACGAGACGCGGGTGGCCTCGGTGTCGGACGTGCGCGAGGAGTCCCGGCGCCGCGAGGAGGAAGAGGACGACAACGCGGACGCCACGCGCGCCGGGCCGCCGGTGCAGATGCTGGTGCTGGCGGGGCCGGACCGCGGGCGCAAGAAGCGCTTCCAGGGCGTGCGCATGGTGGTGGGGCGCGGCAAGGACTGCGACTTCACCCTGGATGACCAGTCCGTGTCGCGCCGGCATCTGGAGCTCATCTACGGCCAGGGCGGCGTGGCGATGCGCGACCTGGGCAGCATCTCCGGCACCCAGGTGAATGATCAGCGCGTCGACGAGTGCACCCTGAAGCACGGGGATGAAATCGCCATCGGCAAGTCGCGCCTGCGCTTCGTGGATGAGGCGGAGCAGATCAAGGAGCTGCGCGAACAGGCGGAGGCCCGCGAGGCGGACGAGAAGCGCGAGCGTGAGGAGGCGGCGAAGGACCGCGACGAGGCGCGCAAGGCGGCCGGTGCGTCCCGGGGCACCGACGTGGACCCGAATGACCCGCGGCTCAACGAGGCGACCAACGCCAACTACCGGATGCCGGATGAGCTGAAGGAGAAGAATCGCGACGCCAGCGGCGTGAAGAAGGGCAAGGGCGCCATCGCGATTCCCCGGCCGCGTCCGCCTCCGCGCAGCGCCGTCACCGGCGGCGGGGGGAATTCGAAGGCGAAGCTGCTCATCGGCGTGGGCGGCGGCGTGGTGGTGCTGCTCATGCTGGGTCTGTTGCTCATCCCCTCGGGCCCTCCGCCTCCGCCTCCGGTGGACCCCAACGTGGAGCGCTCGAAGCTGTTGATGCAGAAGGCGCGCGAGGCGGTGCGCTCGGACGACTTCGCCAGCGCGGTGAAGCTGGTGGAGGAGGCGGAGAAGCTGCGGCCGGGCGTGGACGAGGAGGGCCTGGGCCGCGCGGCGGCGAAGGAGCTGCTGGTGCAGCAGTCCTTCCAGGCCGTGCGCGAGCTCATCGACGCCAACGACTTCGCGGGAGCCCGACAGAAGCTGTCCGAGACGCCCCAGGGCACCGCCAAGACGGACGACACGCGGCGCAAGCTGGAGCAGGAGGTCAAGACGAAGGACGAGCTGTGGCGCATCAAGCAGATGGAGGAGGCGCTCGCGGCGCGTGACGTCGCCACGGCGCAGTCGCTGCTGGAGCAGGTGCCGGAGCTCAACCGGCCCGCGTACTCGCAGAAGCTGCAGGATTTGCAGGCGGAGCTGGCCAAGGAGGCTCGGGACAGCGCGGTGAGAGATCGGGCCAGCCGGGAGCGCAACGAGGAGCGGGCCAAGGAGGAGCGCAAGCGCTTCATCGCGGAGGCCTTCACGGACGTGGAGCGGCGCTTCAACGGCGGCGACTACCAGCGCGCGGTGCTCGAGTGCGACCGCGTGGTGGAGAAGTACAAGGCGGACAAGGATGTGAAGGACCGCTCGCGCCAGCTCAAGACGCTCATCCCTCAGTTCCAGCGCGCGCTGGACGACGCGCAGAAGAAGCTGGCGTCCAATGCGCTGGAGTCCGCGTCCAAGCCCCTGCGCCGCGCGGCGGAGCTGTACCGGCAGATCGGCTTCGATGGCTCGCTGGGGCGGACGCTGGACGAGCAGCTCGCGTCAGCGGCGCTGGCGGCGGGGCAGGCGGCGCTGAAGAAGGGCGACCTGGCGGGGGCGGGCAGCAACTTCCGCGAGGCCCTGCGCCTCAACCCGGGCGACCGTCGGGCTCGGGACGGCCTGGATGACTTGAGCAAGAAGGTGGAGGAGCTCTACATGCGCGCGTATATCGAGCGCGACCGGGACCCGCGCTCCGCGGCGGAGAAGTTCAAGATCGTCATCGAGACGGCGGCCGAGGGTTCGGATACGAAGCGCAAGGCCGAGATGTACCTGAGCGAGATGCAGCCGTGA
- a CDS encoding tetratricopeptide repeat protein codes for MGTENHGDWKRRESWKSALTQVAVVAVVLAGAVAYFVHRGTVRRETDEHLRMARAAALRGNPSDLTRAMAELEKLFQLDSDARDAQALAADIQTVLWLEHHQPGADARAREYLARAEALDSRSGERHGARALHLLAEGKTAEAEKYLADLQSQGANSPRLTLAQAFTLQAKGDLPGARQAFARAAENAYRDPRFTTAYGEALLDEGQPAQAMEAFEKATSVNPDHLMARLGMGLARAYQGKKLEEAERALITAQEKQAELTPALTSRAGALKAELALSRGAADQALQEADAALKAVPDDVHALFARARALAARKAPEARGAFEAAVAKRKTAPLLYLDGARSLQASGDTSGALALLDAYEGAFGAIQVASADGKKVPLLEQDGRYWLARGGLLEAAERQDDALAAYDKAIAAKGVGLAKAQYAKGALLVRRKDYEGAKALLAVIAPDTGAGSLPEAYSTMGDLLFAQSAYAAGCQHYYFGLVRARAQGTPREELASRIDTVKKGLESAGQGAMAKAWLNETGALLQ; via the coding sequence ATGGGCACCGAGAATCACGGCGACTGGAAGCGACGCGAGAGCTGGAAGAGCGCGCTGACGCAGGTGGCGGTGGTGGCCGTGGTGCTCGCGGGCGCCGTGGCCTACTTCGTCCACCGGGGAACGGTGCGCAGGGAGACGGATGAGCACCTGCGCATGGCCCGCGCCGCCGCGCTGCGAGGCAACCCGTCCGATTTGACGCGCGCCATGGCGGAGCTGGAGAAGCTCTTCCAGTTGGACTCCGACGCCCGCGACGCCCAGGCGCTGGCCGCCGACATCCAGACGGTGCTGTGGCTGGAGCACCACCAGCCCGGCGCGGATGCCCGTGCCCGTGAGTACCTGGCCCGCGCCGAGGCGCTCGACTCGCGCTCCGGTGAGCGGCATGGCGCCCGCGCGCTGCACCTGCTCGCGGAGGGCAAGACGGCAGAGGCGGAGAAGTACCTGGCGGACCTCCAGTCGCAAGGGGCCAACAGCCCCCGGCTCACGCTGGCGCAGGCGTTCACGCTCCAGGCGAAGGGGGATTTGCCCGGCGCGCGCCAGGCCTTCGCCCGCGCGGCGGAGAATGCGTATCGGGATCCGCGCTTCACCACCGCGTACGGTGAGGCGCTGCTCGATGAGGGACAGCCCGCGCAGGCGATGGAGGCGTTCGAGAAGGCGACCAGCGTCAACCCGGACCACCTGATGGCGCGGCTGGGCATGGGGTTGGCGCGCGCGTATCAGGGCAAGAAGCTGGAGGAGGCGGAGCGCGCGCTCATCACGGCCCAGGAGAAGCAGGCCGAGCTGACGCCCGCGCTGACGTCGCGCGCGGGGGCGCTGAAGGCGGAGCTGGCGCTGTCACGAGGCGCCGCGGACCAGGCACTCCAGGAGGCCGATGCGGCGCTGAAGGCCGTGCCGGATGACGTGCACGCCCTCTTCGCCCGGGCGCGGGCGCTGGCCGCGCGCAAGGCACCCGAGGCGCGAGGCGCGTTCGAGGCCGCGGTGGCGAAGCGCAAGACGGCGCCCCTGCTCTACCTGGACGGCGCTCGCAGCTTGCAGGCGTCGGGCGATACCTCGGGCGCGCTGGCGCTGCTGGATGCGTACGAGGGCGCGTTCGGCGCCATCCAGGTGGCGTCCGCGGATGGGAAGAAGGTTCCGCTGCTGGAGCAGGACGGCCGCTACTGGCTGGCGCGGGGCGGGCTGCTGGAGGCGGCGGAGCGGCAGGACGACGCGCTCGCCGCCTACGACAAGGCCATCGCCGCCAAGGGCGTGGGGCTGGCGAAGGCGCAGTACGCCAAGGGCGCGCTGCTGGTGCGGCGCAAGGACTACGAGGGCGCGAAGGCGTTGCTCGCGGTGATCGCCCCGGACACGGGCGCGGGCTCACTGCCAGAGGCGTACAGCACCATGGGCGACCTGCTCTTCGCCCAGAGCGCCTACGCGGCGGGCTGCCAGCACTACTACTTCGGGCTGGTGCGCGCGCGGGCACAGGGCACGCCGCGCGAGGAGCTGGCTTCGCGCATCGACACGGTGAAGAAGGGCCTGGAGTCCGCGGGCCAGGGCGCCATGGCCAAGGCCTGGCTGAACGAGACGGGCGCCCTGCTCCAGTGA
- a CDS encoding nuclear transport factor 2 family protein: MLYRFLAICALSLLAACAPKRIPGTEIDDTSETRAILAVMEAYRSAIEARDAHAIQALVSKDFREDGGTPSDPEDDLTAANLGPYLETLFPQLQSPKVEMEVRRVEVGKDIAKAIYYWKLSFRMPGLTSRPQKEAELEQMVFRLEGNQWKILTGI, encoded by the coding sequence ATGCTCTACCGCTTCCTCGCCATCTGCGCCCTGTCCCTCCTGGCCGCCTGCGCTCCGAAGCGCATCCCCGGCACCGAAATCGACGACACCTCCGAGACCCGCGCCATTTTGGCAGTGATGGAGGCCTATCGGTCTGCCATCGAGGCACGCGACGCCCACGCCATCCAGGCGCTGGTGTCCAAGGACTTCCGCGAGGACGGCGGTACGCCGAGCGACCCCGAGGACGACCTCACCGCGGCCAACCTGGGGCCCTATCTGGAGACGCTCTTCCCGCAGCTCCAGTCGCCCAAGGTGGAGATGGAGGTGCGCCGCGTGGAGGTGGGCAAGGACATCGCCAAGGCCATCTACTACTGGAAGCTGAGCTTCCGGATGCCGGGCCTCACCTCGCGCCCGCAGAAGGAGGCGGAGCTGGAGCAGATGGTGTTCCGGCTCGAGGGCAACCAGTGGAAGATCCTCACCGGCATCTGA
- a CDS encoding cyclic nucleotide-binding domain-containing protein — MSESSLRELGMDLIEERQFERALAVFAEAVRRVPADHRSRMMASRCLAELGERERAVTSYHATAEGLLRRDYLLSAMAACKLGLDLAPSERRLKETLIRVHSRAVRSAPGRAVVPPPLPPETLYDGKVETDLMGLAGEELSNRAIEVLAAPDPGGSADPNSRPPLPLFADLDRDAFIDLVGRMAWRRVRPEEVVSREGEPADHLYVLVAGKAEVTRQMEGEARTLGFLGGGSIFGEIALLTGAPPTATVSAVSDTEVFEIRREHLNAVAKSHPAVPQVLADFAQQRMARNLMATSPMFQTLPESERGALLQRFTFRALQGHEKVLVEGEHSPGLFLVLAGELVVQKEDPAGGTVTLGVLREGDVAGEISLLTGLRASATVVATRKTAAAFLERNAFHALVQAFPHIRTYLEQLSDRRLKQIGEALRPAEIIDADELVLEPEAA, encoded by the coding sequence ATGAGCGAGTCGTCGCTGCGTGAGCTCGGGATGGACCTCATCGAGGAGCGCCAGTTCGAGCGCGCCCTCGCCGTGTTCGCGGAGGCCGTGCGCCGGGTTCCCGCCGACCACCGCTCCCGCATGATGGCGTCCCGGTGTCTGGCCGAGCTGGGGGAGCGCGAGCGCGCCGTCACCTCGTACCACGCGACGGCCGAGGGCCTGCTGCGTCGCGACTACCTGCTGTCCGCCATGGCGGCGTGCAAGCTGGGGTTGGATCTGGCGCCCAGCGAGCGGCGGTTGAAGGAGACGCTGATCCGCGTCCACTCGCGCGCGGTGCGCAGCGCGCCGGGTCGCGCGGTGGTGCCGCCGCCCCTGCCGCCGGAGACGCTCTACGACGGCAAGGTGGAGACGGACCTGATGGGGCTGGCGGGCGAGGAGCTCTCCAACCGCGCCATCGAGGTGCTGGCCGCGCCGGACCCGGGTGGTTCCGCGGACCCGAACAGCCGTCCGCCGCTGCCGCTGTTCGCGGACCTGGACCGGGACGCGTTCATCGACCTGGTGGGTCGCATGGCGTGGCGCCGGGTGCGTCCCGAGGAGGTGGTGAGCCGTGAGGGCGAGCCCGCGGACCATCTCTACGTGCTCGTCGCTGGCAAGGCGGAGGTGACGCGGCAGATGGAGGGTGAGGCGCGCACGCTGGGCTTCCTCGGCGGTGGCTCCATCTTCGGGGAGATTGCCCTTTTGACGGGCGCACCGCCGACGGCGACGGTGTCCGCGGTGTCCGACACGGAGGTCTTCGAGATTCGCCGCGAGCACCTCAACGCGGTGGCGAAGAGTCACCCGGCGGTGCCGCAGGTGCTGGCGGACTTCGCGCAGCAGCGCATGGCGCGAAACCTGATGGCCACCTCGCCCATGTTCCAGACGCTGCCGGAGTCGGAGCGGGGGGCGCTGCTGCAGCGCTTCACCTTCCGCGCGCTGCAGGGGCACGAGAAGGTGCTGGTGGAGGGCGAGCACTCGCCGGGGCTGTTCCTGGTGCTGGCCGGTGAGCTGGTGGTCCAGAAGGAGGACCCGGCGGGCGGCACGGTGACGCTGGGCGTGCTGCGCGAGGGTGACGTGGCGGGGGAGATCTCCCTGCTGACGGGGCTGCGTGCCTCGGCCACGGTGGTGGCCACGCGAAAGACGGCAGCGGCCTTCCTGGAGCGCAACGCGTTCCATGCGCTGGTGCAGGCCTTCCCGCACATCCGGACGTATCTGGAGCAGCTCTCGGATCGGCGGTTGAAGCAGATTGGCGAGGCGCTGCGGCCCGCCGAAATCATCGACGCGGACGAGCTGGTGCTCGAGCCCGAGGCGGCGTGA